A genomic segment from Deinococcus sp. YIM 77859 encodes:
- a CDS encoding SDR family NAD(P)-dependent oxidoreductase yields the protein MNEGKMSQQPPLAGKVALVTGASRGLGRAAALELAAAGAHVIATARSTRGHSTVPALPQTTVDDTADAVRAAGGQATPLKCDHTDPAQVEAVIRHIADTYGRLDVLVNNAWGAHEGGAGAGGGVEVWDEPLEQLRNMLLVGAYSDYVTSLLALKYLMGKRGRGLIVSTTWHTDEPPGWLLYEVSKAAKNRLVYALGHKLRDTGISVVGVAPGWMRTELMLQHHTPEELAGQTETPHYAARGIVALAADPDVSRHTGRILDVGELADLYSVTDLDGTQPHWYAEQRRKRLVE from the coding sequence ATGAACGAGGGGAAGATGAGCCAGCAGCCACCTCTGGCCGGGAAGGTTGCCCTCGTGACGGGCGCCTCGCGTGGGTTGGGCCGCGCCGCCGCGCTAGAGCTCGCAGCGGCGGGTGCCCACGTGATCGCCACGGCACGCAGCACGCGCGGGCACAGCACGGTCCCGGCGTTGCCCCAGACGACGGTGGATGACACCGCCGACGCTGTCCGCGCCGCGGGTGGTCAGGCCACGCCCCTGAAGTGCGACCACACCGACCCCGCACAGGTCGAGGCCGTCATCCGGCACATCGCGGACACGTATGGGCGACTGGACGTGCTGGTGAACAACGCCTGGGGGGCGCACGAGGGGGGAGCCGGGGCGGGCGGCGGGGTAGAAGTCTGGGACGAACCCCTAGAGCAGTTGCGGAACATGCTGCTTGTCGGGGCCTACAGCGATTACGTCACCAGCCTGCTGGCGCTGAAATACCTGATGGGGAAGCGGGGGCGCGGCCTGATCGTCTCCACCACTTGGCACACCGACGAGCCGCCGGGCTGGCTGCTCTACGAGGTGAGCAAGGCGGCCAAGAACCGCCTGGTCTACGCGTTGGGCCACAAGCTGCGGGACACCGGGATCAGCGTGGTGGGCGTTGCGCCCGGCTGGATGCGGACGGAACTGATGCTCCAGCACCACACCCCGGAGGAACTGGCCGGGCAGACCGAGACCCCCCACTACGCCGCGCGGGGCATCGTGGCCCTGGCCGCTGACCCGGACGTTTCCCGGCATACCGGACGCATCCTAGACGTGGGCGAGCTGGCCGACCTGTACAGCGTGACTGACCTGGACGGCACGCAGCCACACTGGTACGCGGAGCAGCGGCGGAAAAGGTTGGTGGAATGA
- the minE gene encoding cell division topological specificity factor MinE yields the protein MFSWLNKRRSKDTLKDRLELVLAYDRAQIPPGKVDALRNDLLEVVKRYFPAGSSNVEVEQRGDQVVLMASIALDEPPGDAPRRER from the coding sequence ATGTTTTCGTGGCTGAACAAGCGCCGCAGCAAGGACACCCTCAAAGACCGACTCGAACTGGTGCTGGCCTATGACCGCGCGCAGATTCCGCCCGGCAAAGTGGACGCCCTGCGCAACGACCTGCTGGAGGTTGTCAAGCGCTACTTCCCGGCGGGCAGCAGCAACGTGGAGGTTGAGCAGCGCGGTGATCAGGTGGTCCTGATGGCGAGCATTGCGCTCGACGAGCCGCCGGGAGACGCCCCCCGCCGCGAGCGGTGA
- the minD gene encoding septum site-determining protein MinD codes for MNAKVIVVTSGKGGVGKTTTTANIGAALAKLGEKVAVIDVDVGLRNLDVVMGLESRVVFDLIDVLEGKCRLPQALIRDKRVENLYLLPASQTRDKEALDPEVFKDVVRQLLEEERFDRVLIDSPAGIESGFKTAAAPAQGALVVVNPEVSSVRDADRIIGLLEAQQVGEIRLIINRLRPKMVASGNMLSEGDILEILGVKPIGIIPEDDGILVSTNVGEPAVLGKTKAGQAFLDTARRLRGEDVPYPKLEEDRGFWAIWRRLFGGA; via the coding sequence ATGAATGCCAAGGTCATCGTCGTCACATCGGGCAAGGGGGGCGTGGGCAAAACCACGACCACCGCGAACATCGGCGCGGCGCTCGCCAAGCTGGGCGAGAAGGTCGCCGTCATTGACGTCGACGTGGGCCTCAGAAACCTCGACGTGGTGATGGGCCTGGAATCGCGAGTGGTGTTTGACCTGATCGACGTGCTGGAAGGCAAGTGCCGCCTGCCCCAGGCCCTGATTCGCGACAAGCGGGTCGAGAACCTCTACCTGCTTCCGGCCTCCCAGACCCGCGACAAGGAGGCGCTCGACCCCGAGGTGTTCAAGGACGTGGTGCGGCAGCTGCTGGAGGAAGAACGCTTTGACCGGGTCCTGATTGATTCGCCCGCCGGCATCGAGTCGGGCTTTAAAACCGCCGCCGCCCCCGCCCAGGGCGCCCTCGTCGTCGTGAATCCCGAAGTCTCCAGCGTGCGCGACGCCGACCGTATTATCGGGCTGCTCGAGGCGCAGCAGGTGGGCGAAATCCGCCTGATCATCAACCGCTTGCGCCCCAAGATGGTCGCCAGCGGCAACATGCTCTCCGAGGGAGACATCCTCGAGATCCTGGGCGTCAAGCCCATCGGCATCATTCCGGAGGATGACGGCATTCTGGTGAGCACCAATGTGGGTGAGCCCGCCGTGCTGGGCAAGACCAAGGCCGGACAGGCGTTCCTCGACACCGCCCGGCGCCTGCGAGGGGAAGACGTGCCGTATCCCAAGCTCGAAGAAGACCGCGGCTTCTGGGCCATCTGGCGCCGTCTGTTCGGGGGGGCCTGA
- the rimO gene encoding 30S ribosomal protein S12 methylthiotransferase RimO: MTRIKEPLPTVAVPKVGFISLGCPKALVDSERILTQLRAEGYEVAPSYEDAQAVIVNTCGFITPAVEESLSAIGEALDHTGKVIVTGCLGERPEKIRERHPKVAAITGSEAVDEVMSHLRELLPIEMDPFTGLLPVAAPGMRPGDALAPSVKLTPRHYAYLKIAEGCNHTCSFCIIPKLRGRQVSRDAGAVLYEAYRLIAGGTKEIMIISQDTSAYGVDLRHRPSEFQGGQVRAHLTDLAEKLGEMGAWVRMHYVYPYPHVERIVELMGQGKILPYLDVPLQHASPAVLRRMRRPGAGKQLETIRRWRELCPDLVIRSTFIVGFPGETEEDFQLLLDFLEEARLDRVGAFPYSDVEEADANALDGALPEEVKQERLSRFMAVAQRISAEKLAEKVGRVMDVIIDEFNDDEGDAPGTRLIGRTKGDAPGIDGQVYLYAGEFAGQVRPGDIVQARIEDSDEYDLYGEVVARPEWRPNVPQLGHFGRH, encoded by the coding sequence ATGACGAGGATCAAAGAACCGCTGCCCACCGTGGCAGTCCCCAAAGTTGGGTTTATCAGCCTGGGCTGTCCCAAGGCGCTTGTAGACAGCGAACGAATCCTTACCCAGCTGCGGGCCGAGGGCTATGAGGTCGCGCCCAGCTACGAGGACGCGCAGGCCGTGATCGTCAACACCTGCGGCTTCATCACCCCGGCGGTCGAGGAGTCGCTGAGCGCGATTGGCGAGGCGCTCGATCACACCGGCAAGGTGATTGTGACCGGCTGTCTGGGCGAGCGCCCCGAAAAGATTCGGGAGCGTCACCCCAAGGTCGCGGCGATCACCGGCTCGGAAGCTGTCGACGAGGTGATGAGCCACCTGCGCGAGCTGCTGCCTATCGAGATGGATCCCTTCACCGGGCTTCTTCCGGTGGCCGCGCCCGGTATGCGCCCGGGGGACGCCCTCGCGCCGAGCGTCAAGCTCACGCCCCGGCACTACGCCTACCTGAAGATCGCGGAGGGCTGTAACCACACCTGCTCCTTTTGCATCATCCCCAAGCTGCGCGGACGGCAGGTCAGCCGCGACGCGGGAGCGGTGCTGTACGAGGCCTATCGCCTGATCGCGGGGGGCACCAAGGAGATCATGATCATCTCGCAGGACACCTCGGCCTACGGCGTAGACCTCCGCCACCGCCCGTCTGAGTTTCAGGGGGGTCAGGTGCGCGCTCACCTCACCGATCTGGCCGAGAAACTGGGGGAGATGGGGGCCTGGGTGCGAATGCACTACGTCTATCCCTACCCGCATGTCGAGCGGATCGTGGAGCTGATGGGCCAGGGCAAGATTCTGCCCTACCTTGACGTGCCCCTCCAGCATGCCTCGCCCGCCGTCCTGAGGCGGATGCGGCGACCCGGCGCGGGCAAGCAGCTCGAGACCATTCGGCGCTGGCGCGAACTCTGCCCGGACCTCGTGATCCGCTCCACCTTTATCGTGGGCTTTCCCGGCGAGACGGAAGAGGACTTTCAGCTGCTCCTCGACTTCCTGGAGGAGGCCCGGCTGGACCGCGTGGGCGCCTTTCCCTACTCGGACGTGGAGGAGGCGGACGCGAACGCCCTTGACGGCGCGCTGCCCGAGGAGGTCAAACAGGAGCGCTTGAGCCGCTTCATGGCGGTCGCCCAGCGAATCAGCGCCGAGAAGCTCGCCGAGAAGGTTGGCCGCGTGATGGACGTCATCATCGACGAGTTCAATGACGACGAGGGAGACGCCCCCGGTACTCGCCTGATCGGGCGGACGAAGGGGGACGCCCCCGGCATCGACGGGCAGGTGTACCTGTACGCGGGCGAGTTCGCGGGCCAGGTGAGGCCCGGTGACATCGTTCAGGCCCGCATCGAGGACAGTGACGAGTACGACCTCTACGGTGAGGTGGTGGCGCGGCCGGAGTGGCGGCCCAACGTGCCGCAGCTCGGGCACTTCGGGCGGCACTAG
- a CDS encoding nitronate monooxygenase, with product MTIPPIPLTTPPISPQPAPLPRIIQGGMGVAISNWVLAQAVSRTGQLGVVSGTGIDNLLVRRLQDGDPGGHIRRALAHFPDQERARRVVDRYFLEGGRPPGQPYKRVPLPTLTRQQPAWELAILGSFAEVFLAREGHSNPVGLNLLTKLQLHTMPALYGAMLAGVDTVIMGAGIPREIPGVLDAFAAGEPGTFRLDVKGEGPSASVPLTLDPADFGFGGVSLHRPKFYPIISSHVLAGVLTRKATGSIQGFVIEGPTAGGHNAPPRGQVTYDETGQPIYTERDIANLEEMRRIGLPFWLAGGSGSPEALQAALAEGAAGIQVGTLFAYCQESGLRPETRDYALAAVRAGEASVFTDPLASPTGFPFKVVQLSGTLSEPEVYGARTRICDIGYLREAYWDGEKTGLRCSAEPVETYVQKGGKLEDTVGRKCLCNALMADAGYAQIQKGGEVEPPLLTSGDDLVKLAAWKPGYTAEDVIRYLLGEGLPS from the coding sequence ATGACCATTCCACCCATCCCGCTGACCACCCCGCCCATTTCCCCCCAGCCGGCGCCGCTGCCGCGCATCATTCAGGGAGGGATGGGCGTGGCCATCTCCAACTGGGTGCTGGCCCAGGCCGTCTCGCGCACCGGACAGCTCGGTGTGGTGTCTGGCACCGGCATTGACAACCTGCTTGTCCGCCGCCTTCAGGACGGTGACCCCGGCGGGCACATTCGCCGCGCGCTCGCCCACTTTCCCGATCAGGAGCGGGCGCGGCGGGTGGTTGACCGCTACTTCCTGGAGGGTGGCCGACCGCCCGGGCAGCCCTACAAGCGAGTGCCGCTGCCCACCCTGACCCGGCAGCAGCCCGCCTGGGAACTCGCCATCCTGGGAAGCTTTGCAGAGGTCTTTTTGGCCCGCGAGGGCCACAGCAACCCGGTTGGCCTGAACCTCCTCACCAAGCTGCAACTGCATACCATGCCCGCCCTGTACGGCGCGATGCTGGCGGGGGTAGACACCGTGATTATGGGGGCCGGGATTCCGCGCGAGATTCCCGGAGTGCTTGACGCCTTTGCCGCGGGTGAACCCGGTACCTTCCGGCTGGACGTGAAGGGCGAGGGGCCGTCTGCCAGCGTGCCTCTGACCCTGGACCCGGCGGACTTCGGTTTCGGCGGCGTGAGCCTGCACCGCCCGAAGTTCTACCCGATCATCTCCTCGCACGTGCTGGCGGGCGTGCTCACACGCAAGGCGACAGGCAGCATTCAGGGCTTCGTGATCGAGGGCCCAACCGCCGGGGGGCATAACGCGCCGCCGCGTGGCCAGGTCACGTACGACGAGACTGGGCAGCCGATCTACACTGAGCGCGACATCGCCAACCTGGAGGAGATGCGCCGCATCGGCCTGCCCTTTTGGCTGGCGGGCGGCAGCGGCTCGCCGGAAGCGCTCCAGGCCGCGCTCGCCGAGGGAGCAGCGGGGATCCAGGTCGGCACCCTCTTTGCCTACTGTCAGGAGAGCGGCCTGCGTCCCGAAACCCGGGACTACGCGCTGGCCGCGGTTCGGGCGGGTGAGGCGAGCGTCTTTACCGACCCCCTCGCCTCGCCGACCGGGTTTCCCTTCAAGGTCGTGCAGCTCTCGGGCACCCTGTCTGAACCGGAGGTGTACGGGGCCCGCACCCGCATCTGCGACATCGGCTACCTGCGCGAGGCGTACTGGGACGGCGAAAAAACCGGCCTGCGCTGCTCGGCCGAGCCGGTCGAGACGTATGTGCAAAAGGGCGGCAAGCTGGAAGACACGGTGGGCCGCAAGTGCCTGTGTAACGCCCTGATGGCCGACGCCGGGTACGCCCAGATTCAGAAGGGCGGTGAGGTAGAGCCCCCCCTGCTGACGAGTGGGGACGACCTGGTGAAACTCGCCGCCTGGAAACCCGGCTACACCGCCGAGGACGTGATTCGTTACCTGCTGGGCGAGGGGTTGCCGAGCTGA
- a CDS encoding A24 family peptidase, translating to MSPDLLFVLLAGVLGLLVGSFSNVLIWRLPRGENVAFPPSHCPHCAHRLAPRDLVPLGSWLSLGGKCRYCRAPIHSRYPLVELLTALGYAAIAALFPFTAFGAGTLGLMLLFTLLLVASVIDLDTSTIPDELTLPGVALGLAFAGLHSATVGETGLPTFGQALQGALLGAGLLVTIDLLGSWVLRRFRERQYPEQPIGYQQLSLALLAGAWLGPWWGLGAALLSAAGNVAARRVVRVPERLTLSGFLLSLLLGSAGFGPGLILMVQGALTAAGAAALVAGVYWWLRRTPEAEEDTPFDPSAMGFGDVKLAAVIGAFLGWERLLVAVVVAVFAGAVLGLAQLALRRENRVKFGPYLALGAVAALLWGGELVAAYRGLLGL from the coding sequence GTGAGCCCCGACCTTCTCTTCGTGCTCCTGGCGGGCGTCCTGGGCCTGCTTGTGGGGTCGTTCTCGAACGTGCTGATCTGGCGGCTGCCGCGGGGGGAGAATGTCGCTTTTCCGCCCAGCCACTGCCCCCACTGTGCGCACCGCCTGGCCCCACGCGACCTGGTGCCGCTGGGCTCCTGGCTCAGCCTGGGCGGGAAATGCCGTTACTGCCGCGCGCCCATCCACTCGCGCTATCCGCTGGTGGAGCTGTTGACCGCTCTGGGCTACGCGGCGATTGCCGCCCTCTTTCCCTTCACGGCCTTTGGTGCGGGCACACTCGGGCTGATGCTGCTCTTCACACTTCTGCTGGTGGCGAGCGTGATCGACCTTGACACCTCCACCATCCCCGACGAACTGACCCTGCCGGGTGTGGCGCTGGGCCTCGCCTTCGCCGGGCTCCATTCGGCCACTGTGGGGGAAACGGGCTTACCAACCTTCGGTCAGGCCCTGCAGGGAGCGCTGCTGGGCGCCGGCCTGCTCGTCACCATTGACCTGCTGGGTTCCTGGGTGTTGCGGCGCTTCCGCGAGCGGCAGTACCCCGAACAGCCCATCGGCTACCAGCAGCTCAGCCTTGCCCTGCTGGCGGGCGCCTGGCTGGGGCCGTGGTGGGGCCTGGGTGCGGCGCTGCTGTCCGCCGCGGGCAACGTGGCCGCACGCCGAGTGGTCCGCGTCCCAGAACGCCTCACCCTGAGTGGCTTTCTGCTCAGCCTGCTGCTCGGAAGCGCGGGCTTCGGTCCCGGCCTGATCCTGATGGTGCAGGGGGCCCTGACGGCAGCGGGCGCAGCAGCCCTGGTCGCGGGCGTGTACTGGTGGCTCCGCCGCACACCGGAGGCGGAGGAGGACACACCGTTTGACCCCTCTGCGATGGGCTTCGGGGACGTAAAGCTCGCTGCCGTGATCGGCGCCTTCCTGGGGTGGGAGCGGCTCCTTGTCGCGGTCGTGGTCGCCGTCTTCGCGGGAGCGGTGCTGGGCCTCGCGCAGCTCGCCCTGCGGCGCGAGAACCGGGTCAAGTTCGGCCCCTACCTGGCCCTTGGCGCTGTAGCGGCGCTGCTGTGGGGTGGGGAGCTTGTGGCCGCCTACCGGGGACTGCTGGGGCTATAG
- a CDS encoding VUT family protein — translation MTYFVAGRPVGLLIALYAASILLANLTLNQFIPLPVFGLLSVGTIFFAAVFTLRDRIHRVGGLRAVYVAIALALLVNTLAALLTGTPWRFIGASFLAILVGELSDTAVYQRLLEKSWWTRVLASNAVSVPLDSILFTLLAFWGEMSPRDIAQIIFADILAKYAIAALFALRVRRAAHAATP, via the coding sequence ATGACCTATTTCGTTGCTGGCCGCCCAGTGGGCCTGCTGATCGCGCTGTATGCCGCGAGCATCCTGCTTGCCAACCTGACCCTCAACCAGTTCATCCCGCTTCCCGTGTTCGGGCTGCTGAGTGTGGGGACCATCTTTTTTGCCGCAGTGTTCACGCTGCGTGACCGCATTCACCGCGTGGGGGGCCTGCGGGCCGTCTACGTTGCCATCGCCCTGGCCCTGCTGGTGAACACGCTCGCCGCGCTCCTGACCGGCACACCCTGGCGCTTTATCGGCGCGTCGTTCCTGGCGATTCTGGTTGGAGAACTCAGCGATACCGCCGTGTACCAGCGCCTGCTCGAGAAAAGCTGGTGGACACGGGTGCTTGCCAGCAACGCCGTCAGCGTGCCCCTGGATTCCATCCTCTTTACGCTGCTGGCCTTTTGGGGCGAGATGAGCCCGCGCGACATCGCCCAGATCATCTTTGCGGACATCCTCGCCAAGTACGCCATCGCCGCCCTGTTCGCCCTCCGGGTACGCCGGGCTGCCCACGCCGCGACCCCATGA
- a CDS encoding GNAT family N-acetyltransferase yields the protein MGTSFVLRDLHQPGDFPGVAALLSASDPTWPVTPERLRAWDKAADPALFLTKVAEVEGRVVAVGWASRDEFACEERNLRVRPQWRGRGIGRALYRELPARVRARSGRERRTLLPGGPRHAPEGPTQPGRYSVTVGEERWREAAP from the coding sequence GTGGGCACCAGCTTTGTTCTCCGTGACCTCCACCAGCCCGGCGACTTCCCGGGGGTGGCGGCGCTTCTGTCTGCTTCCGACCCTACATGGCCCGTCACACCCGAGCGGCTGCGGGCGTGGGACAAGGCCGCTGACCCCGCTCTGTTCCTGACCAAGGTCGCGGAGGTGGAAGGACGCGTCGTCGCTGTGGGCTGGGCCAGCCGTGACGAGTTCGCCTGCGAGGAGCGGAACCTCCGCGTCCGCCCCCAGTGGCGAGGGCGTGGGATCGGCAGGGCGCTGTACCGGGAACTGCCTGCGCGAGTGCGGGCACGAAGCGGCCGAGAACGGCGCACCCTGCTGCCTGGGGGGCCGCGCCACGCGCCTGAGGGACCAACTCAGCCTGGACGGTACAGCGTGACCGTGGGCGAAGAGCGCTGGAGAGAGGCCGCCCCGTAG
- a CDS encoding PIG-L deacetylase family protein produces the protein MSEPMKLLLIVPHPDDEVYGASGTLMDLLDEGHRCGLVTLTRGEAGRTLGLAEGPEELARMRAAELRACLDVIGLRVHEQHEFPDKFLQDQPFGPLVAVAREAMTRHRPEIVLTFPPNGSNGHPDHVTTHRAVRAAWESLPERERPRLWYYASDTPPENEALRAAWLRPNIRRDVTHRITRKLQAIACHRSQALSTVDFLRKFPERITEETFHEVGRA, from the coding sequence ATGAGCGAACCCATGAAGCTCCTCCTGATCGTGCCCCATCCGGATGACGAGGTGTACGGGGCGTCCGGCACGCTGATGGACCTGCTTGACGAGGGGCACCGCTGCGGCCTGGTCACCCTCACACGCGGCGAGGCAGGGCGCACGCTGGGCCTAGCGGAGGGCCCGGAGGAACTCGCGCGGATGCGCGCCGCCGAACTGCGGGCCTGCCTGGACGTGATTGGCCTGAGGGTGCACGAACAGCACGAGTTTCCCGACAAGTTCCTCCAAGACCAGCCCTTCGGCCCGCTGGTGGCGGTCGCGCGCGAGGCCATGACGCGCCACCGCCCGGAGATCGTGCTGACTTTTCCCCCCAACGGCAGCAACGGCCACCCCGACCACGTGACCACACACCGCGCCGTGCGGGCCGCCTGGGAGAGCCTGCCGGAGCGCGAGCGGCCTCGCCTGTGGTACTACGCCAGCGACACGCCCCCCGAGAACGAGGCCCTGCGCGCCGCCTGGCTCCGCCCGAATATCCGCCGTGACGTGACGCACCGCATCACACGCAAGCTCCAGGCCATCGCCTGCCACCGTTCTCAGGCCCTGAGCACCGTGGATTTCCTGCGCAAGTTCCCCGAACGCATCACCGAGGAGACGTTCCACGAGGTCGGACGAGCCTAG